The Providencia rettgeri genome includes a window with the following:
- the ydfH_1 gene encoding Uncharacterized HTH-type transcriptional regulator ydfH: MKKQPVAQTLSVTIAEVIRYKITVGEITPGQRLSEATLSEELDISRNTLREVFRVLTQEGLLTYAPNKGVFVSVPDMSAIIDIYQVRRLIECDALTHAYALHPSVHKMKDAVQEAREHEKTENWVGVGTANMKFHTAIVELSDSERLIKLYRNVSAELRLAFGHLNDPKILYAPYIDKNHSILNLLDSGQNLDAANMLRNYLDLSERTLLAALKRKQSAL, encoded by the coding sequence ATGAAAAAACAACCTGTTGCACAAACTTTATCTGTCACTATTGCAGAAGTTATACGTTATAAGATAACAGTTGGGGAGATCACGCCGGGTCAGCGCTTATCTGAAGCAACATTAAGTGAAGAACTCGATATCTCTCGCAACACATTGCGAGAAGTATTTCGCGTACTTACGCAGGAAGGTTTGTTAACTTATGCTCCAAATAAGGGTGTATTTGTCTCAGTCCCTGATATGTCCGCCATTATCGATATCTACCAAGTTCGCCGGCTTATTGAGTGTGATGCGTTAACTCATGCATATGCCTTGCATCCATCAGTTCATAAAATGAAAGATGCTGTTCAAGAAGCTCGTGAACATGAAAAGACCGAGAACTGGGTCGGTGTAGGTACTGCAAATATGAAATTTCATACTGCCATTGTCGAGTTATCCGACAGCGAACGTTTAATTAAATTATACCGTAATGTGTCAGCTGAATTACGACTGGCCTTTGGTCACCTCAATGACCCTAAAATTTTGTATGCTCCCTATATTGATAAAAACCACTCTATTCTTAACTTATTAGATTCTGGCCAAAATTTAGATGCGGCTAATATGTTGCGTAATTACTTAGACCTTTCTGAACGCACATTACTCGCTGCACTTAAACGGAAACAATCTGCTCTTTGA
- a CDS encoding Mn2+ and Fe2+ transporters of the NRAMP family: MAAQESAPTTAEYVKSRRSSLISAIFLMATSAIGPGFITQTATFTVTLGAAFAFGILASIVIDFIVQQNIWRVVTLTKMHSSEIANATIPGSGYLLAILVIFGGLIFNIGNIAGAGLGLNALVGLDPKWGGLISALLAIYIFSSRKASTFIDRLIIGLGVVMIGLTLFVAIASNPPVGEALRQSVLPDTVDFAMITTIVGGTVGGYICYAGAHRLLDKGAVGIENIKVVSSAATKGILVVGLMRYILFLAILGVVASGVTIDISGHAANPASQAFQAAAGNFGLRIFGLILWAAALTSVIGAAYTSMSFLTAFKSSITERQRNVATIIFIAVSLIVYLFMGTAPAALLVFAGGFNGLILPIGLTLFVYIGWKRSDLMSGYHYPRWLLWSGVVTCALTWYMGAMSVGAIFNYLK; this comes from the coding sequence ATGGCCGCTCAAGAAAGTGCACCAACTACGGCTGAATATGTGAAAAGCCGCCGTTCATCACTGATAAGCGCAATTTTTTTAATGGCAACCTCTGCCATTGGTCCTGGGTTTATCACACAAACTGCTACTTTTACCGTGACATTAGGAGCCGCTTTTGCCTTCGGGATATTAGCGTCTATTGTGATTGACTTCATTGTTCAACAGAACATATGGCGGGTTGTTACCCTGACTAAAATGCACTCATCCGAAATTGCGAATGCCACAATTCCTGGGAGTGGTTATTTACTCGCCATATTGGTTATTTTTGGCGGGCTAATTTTTAATATTGGCAATATTGCAGGCGCAGGGTTAGGGCTTAATGCTTTAGTCGGCTTAGACCCTAAATGGGGTGGTTTAATTAGCGCACTATTAGCCATTTATATTTTTTCCTCCCGTAAGGCCAGCACATTTATTGATAGGTTAATTATTGGATTAGGTGTAGTGATGATTGGCTTAACGTTATTTGTCGCTATTGCATCAAACCCACCTGTTGGTGAGGCATTACGTCAAAGCGTACTACCGGACACGGTTGATTTTGCCATGATAACCACCATTGTTGGGGGCACTGTTGGGGGGTATATCTGTTATGCAGGCGCTCATCGCTTATTGGATAAAGGCGCAGTAGGTATTGAAAACATTAAAGTTGTTTCTAGCGCTGCGACAAAAGGTATCTTAGTTGTTGGGTTGATGCGTTACATTTTATTTTTGGCTATCTTAGGTGTAGTTGCAAGTGGTGTGACTATTGATATTTCTGGACATGCGGCTAACCCGGCATCACAAGCATTTCAGGCAGCTGCGGGTAATTTTGGTTTACGTATCTTCGGTTTAATTCTATGGGCTGCAGCACTTACCAGTGTGATTGGTGCAGCGTATACCTCAATGAGCTTCTTAACGGCATTTAAGTCTTCTATCACAGAAAGGCAACGTAATGTTGCAACTATCATATTCATCGCAGTTTCTCTGATTGTCTATTTATTTATGGGAACAGCCCCTGCGGCATTATTGGTTTTTGCCGGTGGTTTCAATGGGCTAATTTTACCTATTGGTTTAACTTTATTTGTTTATATCGGCTGGAAACGCTCAGATTTAATGTCAGGTTACCATTATCCACGTTGGCTATTATGGTCTGGTGTTGTGACGTGTGCACTCACTTGGTATATGGGCGCAATGTCTGTCGGTGCAATCTTTAATTATCTGAAATAA